The Vibrio agarivorans genome contains the following window.
ACGCCAGGACGGTGACCTTTGTTACCACCTTCTACGTCAGAACCTGTGTTCCAAGCCGCTTCGATGTCGTCAATCTTGAAGAAAGAACCAGACATGTCAGTGTTGAATTTCACATCGTCAAATAGGAAGAACTCTGGCTCAGGACCAACAAGAACGTTGTCTGCGATACCAGTAGAGCGCATGTACTCTTCAGCACGCTTAGCGATTGAGCGAGGGTCACGGTCGTAACCTTGCATAGTAGAAGGTTCTAGGATGTCACAACGAATGTTTAGTGTTGCTTCTTCAGTGAACGGGTCAAGAACAGCAGAAGATGCGTCTGGCATCATTACCATGTCTGACTCGTTGATACCTTTCCAACCTGCTACAGAAGAACCGTCGAACATTTTGCCTTCTTCGAAGAAGTCTGCGTCAACTTGGTGTGCAGGGATAGAAACGTGTTGCTCTTTACCCTTTGTATCGGTAAAGCGTAGGTCAACAAATTTAACTTCGTTTTCTTGGATCAGTGATAGAACGTTTTCTACTGACATCTTGGATAACCTCCAGTGTATTTAAAGCGGTAAATGGCTCGATTCTTTGAATCCAGCATTGAATAGGTTTATTTCAATCGTGCTATTCGATGCTGGTTTATCGTTTGCTAAAAGCGTGCCAATTTTTCAATTCCTTTATTTTCAGTGGTTTACGTATTTTGGTTCTAAGGAGTAAAAGCTCTCTGCACCAAAATAGAATCCATCTGCACCAAGATTGTGCACAACAAAAGAGTTTGCTCTTTTTTGTACCACATTGGTGCATCCATTCAGCCTTGAAAGAAAAAAGATGTCAATCTGTTGGAACAATAATCACGGCGAAAAAGCGTGGCGTAATCTATGATCTTGAATGTAACGGGTGATAGATCACATAATCGTGTGATTTTTACCAAAATCTGGTACATTAACGGCCGTTTTTTTAATCAAACTCGTGGCCAGCTACATCATTCCTTAATTTTCGATTGGTAAGGTGTGTTGATAACTGAGCGGCGACTATACCTGAGTGAAGCAAATTCATGGCAACTCCACAGATTGATAAATTGAGAAACATCGCGATTATCGCGCACGTTGACCACGGTAAAACGACCCTAGTAGACAAGCTACTTCAGCAGTCTGGCACGCTAGAATCTCGCGGCGAAGTTGAAGAGCGCGTAATGGACTCGAACGACATCGAGAAAGAGCGTGGTATTACCATTCTGGCGAAAAACACTGCCATTAACTGGAACGACTACCGCATCAACATCGTAGATACTCCAGGACACGCGGATTTCGGTGGTGAAGTTGAGCGTATTATGTCGATGGTTGATTGTGTGCTACTTATTGTAGACGCGGTTGATGGCCCAATGCCTCAAACTCGCTTCGTTACGCAAAAAGCATTCGCTCACGGTCTTAAGCCAATCGTTGTAATCAACAAGATTGACCGCCCTGGTGCTCGCCCTGAGTGGGTTATGGACCAAGTATTCGATCTATTCGATAACCTAGGTGCGACTGATGAGCAGCTAGACTTCCAAGTGGTTTACGCTTCAGCACTAAACGGTTGGGCAACTCGCGAAGAAGGCGAAGAAGGCGAGAACATGGAACCACTGTTCCAAACTATCGTTGATGAAGTTGCTGCACCAGACGTTGACCTTGATGGCCCACTACAGATGCAAATCTCTCAGCTTGATTACAGCTCATACCTAGGTGTTATCGGTGTTGGTCGCGTAACTCGCGGCACTATCAAGCCAAACCAACAAGTTACTGTTGTTGGCGCTGATGGTAAGACGCGCAATGGTAAAGTAGGTACAGTTCAAGGTTACCTTGGCCTAGAGCGTCACGACGTTGACCAAGCAGCTGCGGGTGACATCATTGCTATCACAGGTCTTGGCGAGCTAAAAATCTCTGACACAGTATGTGCACAGGGTGATGTAGAAGCGCTACCACCATTGTCTGTTGATGAGCCAACAGTAACGATGACGTTCCAAGTAAACACGTCTCCATTCGCAGGTAAAGAAGGTAAGTACGTAACGTCACGTAACATCCTTGAGCGTCTAGAGAAAGAACTAGTACACAACGTTGCACTACGTGTTGAACAAACAGACGATCCAGACAAATTCCGCGTATCAGGCCGTGGTGAGCTTCACCTGTCTATCCTGATCGAAAACATGCGTCGCGAAGGTTTCGAGCTAGCAGTATCTCGTCCAGAAGTTATCATCAAAGAAGTTGATGGCCAGCTAATGGAACCGTTTGAAACGGTAACAATTGATGTTCTAGAAGAGCACCAAGGCGGCATCATGGAAAACATCGGTCTACGTAAAGGTGAACTGAAAGACATGGCACCAGATGGTAAAGGCCGTGTGCGTATGGACTTCATCATGCCATCTCGTGGTCTGATCGGTTTCCAAACTGAGTTCATGACTCTGACTTCTGGTTCTGGTCTTCTTTACCATACATACGACAGCTACGGTCCACACAAAGGTGGTCAAATCGGTCAACGTATTAACGGCGTACTGATTGCAAACGCTGCAGGTAAAGCACTAACTAACGCACTGTTTAACCTCCAAGAGCGCGGCCGTCTATTCATCGGTCACGGTGTTGAAGTTTACGAAGGTATGATCATCGGTATTCACAGCCGTGACAACGACCTAACAGTAAACGCACTGAAAGGTAAGCAGCTAACCAACGTTCGTGCATCTGGTACAGATGACGCTCAGGTTCTTACTCCACCAATCAAGCACACGCTTGAGCAAGCTCTAGAATTCATCGATGAAGACGAGCTAGTAGAAGTAACGCCTGAAAGCATCCGTATCCGTAAGAAGTTCCTAACGGAAAGTGATCGTAAGCGTGAAGCGCGTAACGCTAAGTAATTGCTGATTACTTGGTAAGATTAAAAAGCCCCGAGTAGCGATGCTGCTCGGGGCTTTTTGTATGTACTAATTTCAAAGTAGACCCTGAAATAAATTCAGGGTGACGCAGTGCTTGGATATGGGTGCGTAGGCCAATATTATCGTCATTCTGAATTCATTTCAGAATCTAGCTGAAGAGGTGGACCTAAAGCCAGAGCTGGTTTTTCACAAACTCAACCCGCGCTTCAACACTCCCCCAAGGTACATTAATCACCTCAAACCCAAGCTCCATATATACTTCACAAAGTAGTTCATGGATTTCCAGTGCTTCTTCATAACTATGGGGACGCACGTCATCTTGTACATAAATCGACGCCTCAGGACGACAAACAAACACTTGTGAATGATAGTCAGCGCTCTCTAAACGATAAACTTCATCTACCTGACATTGCCCCATCTTGAGATAACCAATAATGTCGGGAATGGCTCGGTCAACAAAAGCGGTCTTATACTGATTGGCAAGACGCTTTTGCTCACTCATCAACTCAAGACATAACTTGGCAAAAGCGGGTAGATCCGTCCAAGGCAGAGCACCTTCTTCGATCTGTGATTGCTGTTCAATAAGCGTGCGAGAGCCTTCGGGAAAGGTAGCAAAGCCGAGAGCGCCAAGCGCATTAAGCAGAGTTGTTTTGCCAGCGCCCGGCCCGCCAGAAATAATGATAGGTGCCATATTACCGTTCGAGAAAAGGATACAGACTTCAGAATACAGACATTGCGCATCTCAAGCTATCGCAAACACTGTTGAACCTTGAACCTTGAACCTTGAACCTTGAACCTTGAACCTTGAACCTTGAACCTTGAACCTTGAACCTTGAACCTACTGACTCAACGTCTGCAAAAACTTATCCGACTCAGCAATCGCGGCATTCATCTGCTCGATCGCCAGTTCAATATCACTCTCTAAGCTCATAAACTCGCCTTGAAGAGAGCCAACAGCACTCGCATTCAGATTGTGTTTTAGATACAGCGTATTGTCTCGCAGCGTATCGAGGACAGGCGTCATTTTCTGCTCAGCTTTCCACATTGCCGCTAGCATGGTTTGGTAGGAAGCCTTGGTATCTCGTAGTTTTTGTTCGCTTGAGCGGCGCAATTTGTCGTTGCTATAAAGTTCTAGCTCTTGCTGCCACTCCTCGAACAATGCATCAGAGACATCCTCAATCGCTTCAATTCGCTCTCTCACATCTTGCGCAGCCGCTTCGCTGGCTTCGTAACGGCTATTGATATCTTTATAGACCGTTTCCAGCTCACCGCCATTAAAATTGGTTAACGCTGAAAGCGCCTCAAGTGCACTGGTGAACTCTTGTTGAGCCTCTTGCTGAGAATCTTTGGCATCTTCCACTCGGTCAACCATAATGTCTCGCTTGTGATAGCCCACTTGTTCCATAGCAGCATAGTAGGTGGATGAGCAGCCAGTCAGTGTCATCAATGTGATCACAGCGGCAATGAGATAGCGCATATCGACTTCCTTTCGATTAGAATAAGTATGTTAATAACTATAACTTAATGTGTTACGAAGGAAAATTTTATCTCCGTACACTCAAATTTAAGCCATATTGCTTAGTATGGTTCATGGATGACTTGAATGAAGAACTACTTAAGCCCGAAGCTTGAAGGGCGGTTGTTACTGGTTTACTACTTTCTGCACTATCTCGGCAGGCGAATGAACCATGATAGAGTGAATGTGAATGCGGGTTATCTTGCCTATATCACGCTGCTCTCTATCGTGCCGATGCTGACGGTGCTGCTTTCTATTCTCTCCTCGTTTGCGATCTTCTCAGGAGCTGGTGAAGCGATTCAAGATTTTGTGATTACTCACTTTGTGCCTGCGGCAGGTCAAGCCGTGAAGGGTGCGCTCGCAGAGTTTGTCGCGAATACGGGTAAGATGACCGCCGTCGGTGGTGCCGCTCTGTTTATTGCTGCCATGATGCTAATTTCAAATATCGACAAGAACCTCAATTACATCTGGCGAGTAAAGAAAAAGCGCCGTGCGATCATCTCATTTTCAATGTACTGGATGATCTTAACGCTCGGACCGATTCTCGTCGGGGCAAGTTTAGCAGCCACCTCCTACATCACCTCACTCACCATATTAAGTCATGAAGTGGCGTCAGGGGCTTATAACCTGTTGTTACGTTGGTTGCCTTTCATTCTCTCAACGTCTGCTTTTGTAGTGCTGTATCTTGTCGTACCGAACAAAAAGGTGCGTTTTCACCATGCAGTCATTGGCGGTATGGTTGCAGCGCTGCTGTTCGAGCTCAGTAAAAAGGCGTTTGCGGCATACATTACTCAGTTTCCCTCCTATCAGCTCATCTATGGTGCATTGGCGGCGATACCTATTTTATTTGTGTGGGTATATCTGTGTTGGATGATTGTGCTGCTCGGCGCAGAGGTGACGGCTGCACTGGGTGAGAGAGAACACTGGAGAGATGACTCTCACGTGGTAAACTCTTCGCAACAAAAAAGTGTTAAACAACAGAAGAGCTTAGAGGTAGACAGTGATAGCCCTGATCCAGAGAGTAAGTGAGGCCGCAGTTCGAGTTGACGGTGAAGTGGTAGGTGAAATCGAGAAAGGCTTGTTGGTTTTACTTGGTGTCGAAAAAGGGGACGACGAGGCCAAAGCCAAGCGCTTGATGGAGCGAGTGACCACTTACCGTGTGTTTGAAGATGACGCAGGTAAGATGAACCTAAACGTTCAGCAAGTGGAAGGCAAAGTGTTAGTGGTCTCGCAATTCACACTGCCTGCAGATACCAAGAAAGGCACGCGCGCAGGTTTCTCTCGTGGTGCTGATCCAGTGGATGCTGAACGCTTGTACGACTACTTTGCTGACCAATGTGAGTTAGTATTACCGACAGAGCGCGGTCGATTTGCGCAAGATATGAAAGTGTCGCTGATCAATGATGGTCCGGTGACATTCTGGCTACAGGTGTAGCGAGCCCTCAAGGGCTTAATCCATTCTAAAGGAAGAGCATGTTCAAACTTATTACGCCAAAAACCGAGAATCAGTGGAACAAGTATTATCAGTTCCGTTGGCAAATGCTACGTGAGCCGTGGCGTATGCCGGTAGGCTCAGAGCGTGATGAGTTTGATACCATGAGTTATCACCGCATGATCACCGATAGCCGTGGCCGTCCAATGGCGATAGGGCGTTTGTATATTACGCCAGATAGCGAGGGCCAGATCCGTTTTATGGCGGTGAAACAGAATCGCCGCAGCAAGGGCTTGGGCTCTTTGGTGCTGGTGGCATTGGAATCATTAGCTCGCCAAGAGGGCGCAAAACGTTTGGTGTGTAATGCGCGTGAAGATGCGATTGCTTTCTACGAGAAAAACGGTTTTGAATTGCGCGGTGAGCTTAGCAATGAGCGCGGCCCAGTGCGTCACCAACAGATGGTCAAGCCGCTAGACCCAATGGCGAATGTTCTGCGCAAACCGGAGTGGTGCCAAGAACTGCAACAGCGCTGGGAGCAACAAATCCCGATCAGCGACAAGATGGGCATTAAAATAAACCAGTATACGGGCTATCAGTTTGAGTGCTGCGCTCAATTAAACCCAAACCTTAACCCGCATAACACCATGTTTGCTGGCTCGGCATTCACCCTAGCGACGCTAACGGGTTGGGGGATGACTTGGCTACTGATGAAAGAGCGTAACTTGATGGCGGACATCGTGTTGGCGGATAGCCAAATTCGTTATCGTCATCCAGTGACGGAAAACCCAGTCGCACAAACCTCGCTTGATGGTATTTCGGGAGATTTAGACAGGCTCGCCACGGGTCGCAAGGCGCGTATTGTTATCAGCGTGATTATTTATAGTGGCAATACGCCGTCTGTGGAGTTTGTGGGTACTTACATGTTGTTGCCGAATTATCAGGAGACTTTGGCCTAGGCTTTTGTTCCCTCCCCTTATAAAGGGAGGGTTAACACGCGGACTCACAGCGAGCGCAAGACTAGTGATTATCGCTGATCTAACCCCCTCCCAGCCTCCCCCTTGATAAGGGGAGGAGCAAGAGCTTATTCATCACAGTCACTAAAGTCCCGAGTATCACCACTCAACACATCCAACCACCAACTCTCACATTCGCCATTAAACTTAATCCACAACGGCTCATCTTTAGGCTCAACCCAGTCATACTCGCCGCTGAACTCACCATCAAAGTGAGTGCCTACTAACTCTTTCGTTTTAAATTTAATCACCCCGCGATGAAAGGTGCTGTATAAGCGCGACATTTCAAACGGCTGAACCTTTGTTTGAGTATCGTCGCCTTGCTCTGCATAATGAATCAAGGTGGCATCACGAAAACCAATATCGAGATGCCCATCCATTGAGTAGCGCAGTATCTCATTAGTTTTACTCAAACCTTTGAGATCGCCTTGCATATCTAACAGGCCACTGATCTCAAAAGGTAGCCAGTCAAACTGTTGAAAGGTATTAATAGGCAAGCCATCAATCGTGAAATCTAATTGCCAAGGTAGGCTGTTACCAGAGAGCTTTCTGAAGCCTTTGGCATCAATGTAGCCTTGCTCTAAAGGAATAAACAGTCGGTTGAGTCGCCATTCATCTTTATCAACATGCGTTTCAATAATGCCCTGAGTGGTGATGATGTCATCGTAACTCGCGCTGTTGATAGAAAGTTCAAGGTCGCCTTGCCACATTCCCCATTGATCAGCTTGTTTCACAATCAGCTGCTTACCCTTGGCGTTGATACCAGACGCTTGCCAAAAAGGTTCTGTTTCTATTTGCACGATTTGACTACGAGAAATAGCTAAGTCATCAATGGCTATATTACTGAATGTAGATAACTTTTCTTTGATTAGCCCTGACTGTTCAAGGGTGTCATCAAGTAGCTTGACTCCTGACATGTGCAGCTTTTTGAGCTTTAGGCTTGCTGGTGTCCAAAGCCCTGATACCTGTAAACGCCCCTGCCACAAGTCACTGTCCCACTCTTCAATATTAAATTGATTCGGGGTGAGAACGACCTTGGCTTTAGGTGCCACAAATGCAAAGTCTTTAAACGAGATAGAGTCAGCATCAAACGAGAAATAGCCCTGTTCTTGTTGCCAAATGTTTTGATCTAAATGGATCTCTTCGATCGAAAGGTTAAGATTTTCAGTCTGCCAGATCTCGGTAGATATCTGGCTACTAATTAGATCTAAACTATTAATATGATTGATTTTAAAATTATCGAGTAGCTCAAAATGGAGCTCATCAATCTGCTGCTGCTCTAAGGCAATATCGAGCTGGTGGATAGTGACATTGATCAGTGACCAATAGTCATCAATTAACTCTGCCTGGCCACTAAACTTGGCGTTATTCCACTCAAATGAGGCTCCGTAAACCGTGGTTTTATCAGGTTGATGAACGATATTCATCAGTGCATCGTTGAGCGCTTCGCCTTCTATATACACTTGATCGGCTTGAAACTGAATGTCGCCATACGGCAGCCGCTGCTCGGGCGTTTGCCAGCGAGGAGAAGCAATTTGAATACTCGCATCACGCAGAATCCATCCTTCAAAATCCATATCCACATGTTTCAATGCCAACTGGTGAAACTTGATATGCTCAAGAAAAGTGGCATTAAACACAGGTAGCGAGCGTAAACGTTGTTGATCGTTGAGCTGTACCCCTTCAATCAGCACGCTGTCGATAATAATTTGGTTGTCATGGATGATGCCGGGATTGAGCCAAACCGTCGCGGAAGGCAGATATAGGTCATTATCCTCGCTAGACAAACCTTCAACCTGCAACTTGTAGGGCGGTGTGTAGTCAACACGTTCGACACTCAGTGCATAGGGTTCAAGAAAGGCATTCACTAAGCGCGTCTTATGCTCTATGGGCAACCACCAAAGCAGGGCGATGCTGGCACCAAAGAGTAACAACAGGGTTATCACGATAATGACTAACCACTTCTTCATTCACTGCTTCCTTGTGTGATTTATGACGTTGTTTAGACGGCTTGAGTCTATAGCTTGGAACAGAATGTGTTTCACAGCAACAAAAAAAGCCCTTCAAAAGAAGGGCTTGTAATCTACTTATCAGTTTTTATTTTAATCAATCAAGTTGTGGACCAGCCGCAACCAGTGATTTGCCTTCGTCGTTGTCAGTGTATTGAACAAAGTTATTGATAAAGCGCTGCGCGAGATCTTCGGCTTTGCTTTCCCACTGTAGTGGGTCAACGTAAGTATCGCGTGGATCTAGGATCTCTTTATCAACACCCGGTAGGTCAAGTGGTACTTCTAGATTGAATACCGGGATCTGCTTGGTTTCTGCCTCATCAATTGAGCCATCGAGGATAGCGTCAATGATGCCGCGTGTATCTTGAATAGAGATACGTTTACCTGTGCCATTCCAACCTGTGTTTACAAGGTAAGCTTCTGCACCAGCGGCTTCCATACGCTTGACGAGTACTTCTGCATATTGAGTTGGGTGTAGCGTTAGGAACGCTGCGCCAAACGCGGCAGAGAAGGTTGGTGTTGGCTCGGTAATACCACGCTCTGTACCGGCAAGTTTTGCGGTAAAGCCTGATAGGAAGTGGTATTTAGTTTGCTCAGGCGTCAGTTTCGCAACCGGCGGCAACACACCGAACGCATCAGCGGTTAGGAAGATGACTTTTTGTGCGTGGCCTGCTTTTGAAACTGGCTTAACAATGTTGTCGATGTGATGGATTGGGTACGAAACACGCGTGTTCTCTGTTTTCGAACCATCATCGAAGTTGATAGAGCCGTCATTGCGAACCGTCACGTTCTCAAGCAGTGCGTCACGGCGAATCGCATTATAAATGTCTGGCTCAGCTTCTTTAGATAGACGAATGGTCTTCGCATAACAGCCACCTTCAAAGTTGAAGATACCGTCATCGTCCCAACCATGTTCATCATCACCAATCAGCTGACGCTTTGGATCGGTGGAAAGCGTGGTTTTTCCCGTACCTGACAGGCCGAAGAAGACTGCGACATCGCCCGCTTCGCCAACGTTTGCAGAACAGTGCATTGATGCGATGCCTTGCAGAGGAAGTAGGTAGTTCATCATTGCGAACATACCTTTTTTCATCTCACCGCCGTACCAAGTACCGCCGATAATCTGCATGCGCTCGGTTAAATTGAACGCGACGAAGTTTTCAGAGTTCAGACCATGCTCTTGCCACTTCGGATTGGTTGTCTTCGCACCATTCATCACCACGAAGTCTGGTTCAAAGTTTTGCAGCTCTGCTTCTGTTGGGCGAATAAACATATTTTTAACAAAGTGAGCCTGCCAAGCCACTTCTGTGATGATACGTACGCTAAGGCGAGTATCTGGGTTAGCACCACAGTAACCATCGATAACGAACAGGCGTTGGCCTGAAAGTTCTTCTGTTACCAGTTGTTTTAGATCGCGCCAAACTTCCGTAGAAATTGGCTTATTGTCATTCTTACCTTGATCAGACCACCACATGGTATCGCGCGTTGAGTCGTCTTTGACAATGTATTTGTCTTTAGGCGAACGCCCGGTAAAGATACCCGTGTCGACAGCAACAGCGCCTAATTCAGTCACTGTGCCTTTTTCATAACCTTCTAATTCTGGGCGAGTCTCCTCCTCGAATAGCTGGTCGTAACTGGGATTGCGAACAATCTCTTTTACGCCAACAAGTCCGTATCTGGAAAGATCAAGTGTTGCAGCCTTTGTATGTTCCATAACAGTCATAGGTGCTCCTTTTAAGAAGTGTAGGGATTTTGTAAGAGTGTTTTTATTTTAATCTGTCCACCATGCTAGCAACGCGACGGGGTTAAAACAGGGAGATAGTTCAAAAAATATCCACCAATTTTTTGTGGTTTTAATGCCTACATCACAAGCTGGTTGAAATATTCTATCGTTAACTGAAACGTTTGCGCTATAGCTCTAATATTAATAAGTTGTAAAAATAAAGTTAAATAAAATTGTGATAAGGGCGGGGTTTTAGAGGAAACCTAGGCATAAAAAAGACCAGCTCGAAGGCTGGTCTAGTACGAATTTAACGTGCTTTATAATCTAAGCGAATTAATGGATGGTGTTGTTGCCGTTTCCACCTTGCGCATCAGCATAGAGTTCTGCAACTTGCGCAGAATCGAAAGAGTAATTGCTGCCACAGTAGTCACAGTGTAAAGCAATGCTGCCTTCGGTAGCGATGATGTCATCAACCTCAGCGCGATCAAGCGTGATGATAGCGGAAGCACTGCGCTCACGTGAGCAACCACAGAAGAACTCAACAGGTTGAGGTTCGAACAGGCGTACTTTCTCTTGGTTGTAGAGACGGTAAAGCAGCTCTTGAGATTCAAGAGAGAATAGCTCTTCGTCTTTTACCGTGTTGGTTAGCTGCTCTAGGTGCTCGAAGTCATCTGGTGTGCCCGTACCATCTGGCATAACTTGAATAAGCATACCTGCTGCGTGTGGTTTACCTTCGTGCTCACCAGTGCGAATCCAAAGACGAGTTTTTAGCTGCTCAGAGTTGGCGAAGTAGTTTTCGATCACTTCTGTCAGGTTCTCGCCTTCAAGACCAACGACACCTTGGTAACGCTCCCCTTTTTTCGGGTCGATAGTGATGACTAGGTAGCCCTTACCCATCATGTCGTGCAGGCCAGCATCATCAGCAATATCGCCTTCCCAACGAGCAACACCACGAACTTTTTGGTCGTGATCGCCGTTGATGACGGCAAGAGAAACAGGGCCATCACCTTGAAGTTGGATAGTAATAGAGCCTTCAAACTTCAAAGTTGCAGTTAATAGTGTGGTTGAAACCACGAGCTCACCCAATAGCTTTTTCAGCGCTGCTGGGTATTCCTTGCTGGAGATAATTTGTTGGTATGCATCATCCAATTGTACCAACTCGCCACGTACAGAAAGGTCTTCAAATAGGTAGCGATTTAAAACATTGTTTGCCATAGAAGGAAGCTCCAGCTTATTGGTGTTTAAACTTAATAATATCGCGACGCTGCTTTTTGTCAGGGCGTCGGTCAGGGCTCGGGTTGTGGGCGTGTAGCTTACGTTGCATCGCATTGCTTTCACGCTTTTGGACACTTTCCGAGGTTTCGCTATATAGCGTTTGCGCTTCAGGCGCGCCGCGACGTTGGTCAGAGATACGCTCGATCACGACAGTTTTCTCTTCGTGACCTTGACGCAAGGCAACAGTGGCTCCCACTTCAACAACCTTACTTGGTTTGCTGCGTTGACCATTATAATGCACTTTACCGCCATCGATCATATTGCGAGCAATAGAGCGTGTCTTGTAAAAACGCGCTGCCCATAGCCATTTATCGAGACGTACTGCTTGATCACCTTGGTCGTTGCGTGTGTTGTTGGAACCCATACTGACTTGGTTTCTCCTACCATTAATTAACGAATCACACACACAATGGTAGCGCGGTCTCACTTTTTCAAGGTGTAATGCTTTGTAAAGAACAAAAAAGCGTGTCTACTTTGCGTGTATGATATAGTGAAATATTTATTATCTATAATAGCGCACCAATTTATTTCAATAAGGACATGGGTTTGGCTACAACTGCCTTCAACTTGGCTCGTTTTGACGGACAGTCATTATTAAACCTACTAAAACAGCACCAACGACGTATCAGCACTCTGCTTGTTATTGTATTGCTGTCATCTTCCGCTTGGCTTCTTGGCAAGATGGTATGGATGCTCCTTGAGCCTGAAACCGAGATCACGCCTTGGCGAGCGGGGCAAGTTTCTGCAAGTGGCGACTCAAGCCGCTCTTCTATTGATCTATCTGATGTTCATAATGCGCACTGGTTCGGCCGTTATCAGGCTGATGCTGCGCCAGTTGAGCGCCAACAACCAGTAGTGACTGACGCGCCAAAAACCAAATTGAACCTCACGCTGGTAGGCGTTGTGGCAAGCACCAGTGCGAATAAGAGCCTCGCTGTTATTGCCAATCGCGGCCAACAGGCTACGTATGGCCTTGATGAAACGATTGAAGGCACTCGAGCTAAGTTAAAAGCTGTGCTTGTCGACCGCGTGATCATTGAAAATTCTGGTCGAGACGAGACCTTGATGCTCGACGGCATCGATTACACCAAACGTTCACAATCTCCTGCTGCAAATCCTGTACAATCACGCCAAGCTGCTGCTCCAGAGCCGGACAGTGACCGCTTGGAGCAAATTCAACAGGAAATTTCGCAAGATCCGCAACAACTCTTCCAATATGTTCGCATGTCGCAAGTCAAACGCGATGGCGATGTCGTGGGTTATCGCTTGAGTCCAGGTAAGGACCGAGAACTATTTGAGTCGATTGGTTTGCAAAATGGCGATATCGCCACGCAACTCAATGGACAAGACCTAACCGATCCAGCGGCAATGGGTCAGATTTTTCAAGATATCGGCAACTTAACCGAGTTGAGCCTCACGGTAGAACGTGACGGTCAACCGTACGATGTCTATATACAGTTTTAAACCCTGAGTCAGAAAACCGCTCAGTTTTAGGAGTACACCGTGAAGCATTGGCTTAAGAAAAGTGCTTGGCTACTGGCAGGAAGCTTGTTAACAACAACGCCCGTTCTAGCTGAAGACTTTAGTGCAAGTTTTAAAGGCACTGATATACAAGAGTTCATCAACATTGTTGGCCGCAACCTCGAGAAAACCATTATTGTCGATCCTTCTGTTCGAGGTAAGGTGGATGTAAGAAGCTACGATATGCTGACAGAAGAGCAGTATTACAGCTTCTTCCTCAACGTATTGGAAGTGTATGGTTTCGCTGTAGTTGAGATGGACAACGGTATCCTCAAAGTCATCAAGGCGAAAGACGC
Protein-coding sequences here:
- a CDS encoding AsmA family protein, with the protein product MKKWLVIIVITLLLLFGASIALLWWLPIEHKTRLVNAFLEPYALSVERVDYTPPYKLQVEGLSSEDNDLYLPSATVWLNPGIIHDNQIIIDSVLIEGVQLNDQQRLRSLPVFNATFLEHIKFHQLALKHVDMDFEGWILRDASIQIASPRWQTPEQRLPYGDIQFQADQVYIEGEALNDALMNIVHQPDKTTVYGASFEWNNAKFSGQAELIDDYWSLINVTIHQLDIALEQQQIDELHFELLDNFKINHINSLDLISSQISTEIWQTENLNLSIEEIHLDQNIWQQEQGYFSFDADSISFKDFAFVAPKAKVVLTPNQFNIEEWDSDLWQGRLQVSGLWTPASLKLKKLHMSGVKLLDDTLEQSGLIKEKLSTFSNIAIDDLAISRSQIVQIETEPFWQASGINAKGKQLIVKQADQWGMWQGDLELSINSASYDDIITTQGIIETHVDKDEWRLNRLFIPLEQGYIDAKGFRKLSGNSLPWQLDFTIDGLPINTFQQFDWLPFEISGLLDMQGDLKGLSKTNEILRYSMDGHLDIGFRDATLIHYAEQGDDTQTKVQPFEMSRLYSTFHRGVIKFKTKELVGTHFDGEFSGEYDWVEPKDEPLWIKFNGECESWWLDVLSGDTRDFSDCDE
- the pckA gene encoding phosphoenolpyruvate carboxykinase (ATP) gives rise to the protein MTVMEHTKAATLDLSRYGLVGVKEIVRNPSYDQLFEEETRPELEGYEKGTVTELGAVAVDTGIFTGRSPKDKYIVKDDSTRDTMWWSDQGKNDNKPISTEVWRDLKQLVTEELSGQRLFVIDGYCGANPDTRLSVRIITEVAWQAHFVKNMFIRPTEAELQNFEPDFVVMNGAKTTNPKWQEHGLNSENFVAFNLTERMQIIGGTWYGGEMKKGMFAMMNYLLPLQGIASMHCSANVGEAGDVAVFFGLSGTGKTTLSTDPKRQLIGDDEHGWDDDGIFNFEGGCYAKTIRLSKEAEPDIYNAIRRDALLENVTVRNDGSINFDDGSKTENTRVSYPIHHIDNIVKPVSKAGHAQKVIFLTADAFGVLPPVAKLTPEQTKYHFLSGFTAKLAGTERGITEPTPTFSAAFGAAFLTLHPTQYAEVLVKRMEAAGAEAYLVNTGWNGTGKRISIQDTRGIIDAILDGSIDEAETKQIPVFNLEVPLDLPGVDKEILDPRDTYVDPLQWESKAEDLAQRFINNFVQYTDNDEGKSLVAAGPQLD
- the hslO gene encoding Hsp33 family molecular chaperone HslO, coding for MANNVLNRYLFEDLSVRGELVQLDDAYQQIISSKEYPAALKKLLGELVVSTTLLTATLKFEGSITIQLQGDGPVSLAVINGDHDQKVRGVARWEGDIADDAGLHDMMGKGYLVITIDPKKGERYQGVVGLEGENLTEVIENYFANSEQLKTRLWIRTGEHEGKPHAAGMLIQVMPDGTGTPDDFEHLEQLTNTVKDEELFSLESQELLYRLYNQEKVRLFEPQPVEFFCGCSRERSASAIITLDRAEVDDIIATEGSIALHCDYCGSNYSFDSAQVAELYADAQGGNGNNTIH
- the hslR gene encoding ribosome-associated heat shock protein Hsp15, which encodes MGSNNTRNDQGDQAVRLDKWLWAARFYKTRSIARNMIDGGKVHYNGQRSKPSKVVEVGATVALRQGHEEKTVVIERISDQRRGAPEAQTLYSETSESVQKRESNAMQRKLHAHNPSPDRRPDKKQRRDIIKFKHQ
- the gspC gene encoding type II secretion system protein GspC, which encodes MGLATTAFNLARFDGQSLLNLLKQHQRRISTLLVIVLLSSSAWLLGKMVWMLLEPETEITPWRAGQVSASGDSSRSSIDLSDVHNAHWFGRYQADAAPVERQQPVVTDAPKTKLNLTLVGVVASTSANKSLAVIANRGQQATYGLDETIEGTRAKLKAVLVDRVIIENSGRDETLMLDGIDYTKRSQSPAANPVQSRQAAAPEPDSDRLEQIQQEISQDPQQLFQYVRMSQVKRDGDVVGYRLSPGKDRELFESIGLQNGDIATQLNGQDLTDPAAMGQIFQDIGNLTELSLTVERDGQPYDVYIQF